In Symphalangus syndactylus isolate Jambi chromosome 14, NHGRI_mSymSyn1-v2.1_pri, whole genome shotgun sequence, one DNA window encodes the following:
- the CENPX gene encoding centromere protein X isoform X2, with translation MEGAGAGAGFRKELVSRLLQLHFKDDKTKGAGGSERGCAAACGGVAEGLRCGSSSPRGAAGPGRRRAPCGRGPAGEAPGLLGISAMAEATPRGAPGPQKQALCFQRPLVTGREGPEGFGVDSNKIPGSLQPVQKGQDCSALPPLECPVGTLVWQGAAPRESLPPLPGAIVCVPPGVLQAGAGKGPASR, from the exons ATGGAGGGAGCCGGAGCTGGAGCCGGCTTCCGGAAG GAGCTGGTGAGCAGGCTGCTGCAACTGCACTTCAAGGATGACAAGACCAAAGGTGCGGGTGGGAG TGAGCGGGGATGCGCTGCAGCTTGTGGTGGAGTTGCTGAAGGTCTTCGTTGTGG AAGCAGCAGTCCGCGGGGTGCGGCAGGCCCAGGCAGAAGACGCGCTCCGTGTGGACGTGGACCAGCTGGAGAAG CTCCTGGACTTCTAGGGATCTCAGCCATGGCTGAGGCCACCCCCAGAGGAGCCCCTGGTCCACAGAAGCAGGCCTTGTGTTTCCAGCGGCCTCTGGTAACAGGCAGGGAAGGACCTGAGGGATTTGGAGTTGATTCAAACAAGATCCCTGGGAGTCTCCAGCCTGTGCAGAAGGGGCAGGACTGCAGTGCACTGCCGCCCTTGGAGTGTCCAGTGGGGACACTGGTGTGGCAAGGGGCAGCACCTAGGGagtccctgcctcccctccctgggGCAATAGTGTGCGTGCCACCCGGGGTCCTACAGGCAGGTGCTGGGAAAGGCCCGGCCAGCAGGTAG
- the CENPX gene encoding centromere protein X isoform X1 has translation MEGAGAGAGFRKELVSRLLQLHFKDDKTKGAGGSERGCAAACGGVAEGLRCGSSSPRGAAGPGRRRAPCGRGPAGEGASAAAPGLLGISAMAEATPRGAPGPQKQALCFQRPLVTGREGPEGFGVDSNKIPGSLQPVQKGQDCSALPPLECPVGTLVWQGAAPRESLPPLPGAIVCVPPGVLQAGAGKGPASR, from the exons ATGGAGGGAGCCGGAGCTGGAGCCGGCTTCCGGAAG GAGCTGGTGAGCAGGCTGCTGCAACTGCACTTCAAGGATGACAAGACCAAAGGTGCGGGTGGGAG TGAGCGGGGATGCGCTGCAGCTTGTGGTGGAGTTGCTGAAGGTCTTCGTTGTGG AAGCAGCAGTCCGCGGGGTGCGGCAGGCCCAGGCAGAAGACGCGCTCCGTGTGGACGTGGACCAGCTGGAGAAGGTGCTTCCGCAGCTG CTCCTGGACTTCTAGGGATCTCAGCCATGGCTGAGGCCACCCCCAGAGGAGCCCCTGGTCCACAGAAGCAGGCCTTGTGTTTCCAGCGGCCTCTGGTAACAGGCAGGGAAGGACCTGAGGGATTTGGAGTTGATTCAAACAAGATCCCTGGGAGTCTCCAGCCTGTGCAGAAGGGGCAGGACTGCAGTGCACTGCCGCCCTTGGAGTGTCCAGTGGGGACACTGGTGTGGCAAGGGGCAGCACCTAGGGagtccctgcctcccctccctgggGCAATAGTGTGCGTGCCACCCGGGGTCCTACAGGCAGGTGCTGGGAAAGGCCCGGCCAGCAGGTAG
- the CENPX gene encoding centromere protein X isoform X7, whose protein sequence is MEGAGAGAGFRKELVSRLLQLHFKDDKTKEAAVRGVRQAQAEDALRVDVDQLEKLLDF, encoded by the exons ATGGAGGGAGCCGGAGCTGGAGCCGGCTTCCGGAAG GAGCTGGTGAGCAGGCTGCTGCAACTGCACTTCAAGGATGACAAGACCAAAG AAGCAGCAGTCCGCGGGGTGCGGCAGGCCCAGGCAGAAGACGCGCTCCGTGTGGACGTGGACCAGCTGGAGAAG CTCCTGGACTTCTAG
- the CENPX gene encoding centromere protein X isoform X4, translated as MEGAGAGAGFRKELVSRLLQLHFKDDKTKVSGDALQLVVELLKVFVVEAAVRGVRQAQAEDALRVDVDQLEKVLPQLLLDF; from the exons ATGGAGGGAGCCGGAGCTGGAGCCGGCTTCCGGAAG GAGCTGGTGAGCAGGCTGCTGCAACTGCACTTCAAGGATGACAAGACCAAAG TGAGCGGGGATGCGCTGCAGCTTGTGGTGGAGTTGCTGAAGGTCTTCGTTGTGG AAGCAGCAGTCCGCGGGGTGCGGCAGGCCCAGGCAGAAGACGCGCTCCGTGTGGACGTGGACCAGCTGGAGAAGGTGCTTCCGCAGCTG CTCCTGGACTTCTAG
- the CENPX gene encoding centromere protein X isoform X6: protein MEGAGAGAGFRKELVSRLLQLHFKDDKTKEAAVRGVRQAQAEDALRVDVDQLEKVLPQLLLDF from the exons ATGGAGGGAGCCGGAGCTGGAGCCGGCTTCCGGAAG GAGCTGGTGAGCAGGCTGCTGCAACTGCACTTCAAGGATGACAAGACCAAAG AAGCAGCAGTCCGCGGGGTGCGGCAGGCCCAGGCAGAAGACGCGCTCCGTGTGGACGTGGACCAGCTGGAGAAGGTGCTTCCGCAGCTG CTCCTGGACTTCTAG
- the CENPX gene encoding centromere protein X isoform X5 has protein sequence MEGAGAGAGFRKELVSRLLQLHFKDDKTKVSGDALQLVVELLKVFVVEAAVRGVRQAQAEDALRVDVDQLEKLLDF, from the exons ATGGAGGGAGCCGGAGCTGGAGCCGGCTTCCGGAAG GAGCTGGTGAGCAGGCTGCTGCAACTGCACTTCAAGGATGACAAGACCAAAG TGAGCGGGGATGCGCTGCAGCTTGTGGTGGAGTTGCTGAAGGTCTTCGTTGTGG AAGCAGCAGTCCGCGGGGTGCGGCAGGCCCAGGCAGAAGACGCGCTCCGTGTGGACGTGGACCAGCTGGAGAAG CTCCTGGACTTCTAG
- the CENPX gene encoding centromere protein X isoform X3 — translation MEGAGAGAGFRKELVSRLLQLHFKDDKTKVSGDALQLVVELLKVFVVEAAVRGVRQAQAEDALRVDVDQLEKVLPQLVRERGSGRK, via the exons ATGGAGGGAGCCGGAGCTGGAGCCGGCTTCCGGAAG GAGCTGGTGAGCAGGCTGCTGCAACTGCACTTCAAGGATGACAAGACCAAAG TGAGCGGGGATGCGCTGCAGCTTGTGGTGGAGTTGCTGAAGGTCTTCGTTGTGG AAGCAGCAGTCCGCGGGGTGCGGCAGGCCCAGGCAGAAGACGCGCTCCGTGTGGACGTGGACCAGCTGGAGAAGGTGCTTCCGCAGCTGGTGCGTGAGCGTGGGTCGGGGCGCAAGTGA